Proteins encoded together in one Deinococcus sp. Marseille-Q6407 window:
- the rpsD gene encoding 30S ribosomal protein S4: MGRFSGSIVKQSRREGINLAETEKVQKYLDRRPYAPGQHGQRRGRGRPSDYSVRLREKQKLARLYGMNEKQFRNLFEEATRQPGVLGTVFLQLLERRLDNVVFRMGFASTRRQARQFVGHGHILVNGKKVDIPSYRVKIGDEITVAEKSRSMGFVQENMEAMKRRRPSPWMEVNAETFSGTFSRLPAREDLALPINENFIIEYYSR; encoded by the coding sequence ATGGGTCGTTTTAGTGGTTCTATCGTCAAGCAAAGCCGCCGTGAAGGAATCAACTTGGCGGAAACCGAAAAGGTTCAGAAGTACCTGGACCGCCGTCCTTATGCCCCCGGTCAGCACGGCCAGCGCCGTGGCCGCGGCCGCCCCAGCGACTACTCGGTTCGTCTGCGTGAAAAGCAGAAGCTGGCGCGTCTGTACGGCATGAACGAAAAGCAGTTCCGTAACCTCTTCGAAGAAGCCACCCGCCAGCCGGGCGTGCTGGGCACCGTGTTCCTGCAGCTGCTGGAACGCCGGCTCGACAACGTCGTATTCCGGATGGGCTTTGCCAGCACCCGCCGCCAGGCCCGTCAGTTCGTGGGCCACGGTCACATCCTGGTGAACGGCAAGAAAGTGGACATCCCCTCTTACCGCGTCAAGATCGGTGACGAAATCACCGTGGCGGAAAAAAGCCGTTCGATGGGCTTCGTTCAGGAAAACATGGAAGCCATGAAGCGCCGCCGCCCCAGCCCCTGGATGGAAGTGAACGCCGAAACCTTCAGCGGCACCTTCAGCCGCCTGCCGGCACGCGAAGACCTGGCCCTGCCTATCAACGAAAACTTCATCATCGAGTACTACTCGCGCTAA
- the rpsK gene encoding 30S ribosomal protein S11, whose product MAKTTKGRAPRRSRRNIAAGRAYVHASYNNTIVTITDQDGNSVAWSSGGTIGYKGSKKGTPYAAQLAAADAVKKAQQTFGMNSVDVIVRGSGSGREQAIRAIQASGIEVRSIMDDTPVPHNGCRPKKKFRA is encoded by the coding sequence ATGGCGAAGACCACCAAGGGCAGGGCACCCCGCCGCAGCCGCCGCAACATCGCAGCTGGCCGCGCCTACGTGCATGCCAGCTACAACAACACCATCGTCACCATCACCGATCAGGACGGCAACTCCGTCGCCTGGTCGAGTGGCGGCACCATCGGCTACAAAGGCAGTAAGAAGGGTACCCCCTACGCTGCTCAGCTGGCCGCTGCCGACGCTGTGAAAAAGGCCCAGCAGACCTTCGGCATGAACTCGGTCGATGTGATCGTGCGTGGAAGCGGCTCCGGCCGTGAACAGGCGATCCGGGCTATTCAGGCCAGCGGCATCGAAGTGCGCTCCATCATGGACGACACTCCCGTGCCTCACAACGGCTGCCGCCCCAAGAAGAAGTTCCGCGCCTAA
- a CDS encoding DNA-directed RNA polymerase subunit alpha, with product MDQKRPQLKARVEGNYGEFVLEPLKRGYGVTIGNPIRRILMSSIQGTAVTSVYIEDVLHEFSTIPGVKEDVIRLILNLKELVVKFHAPGPKTLTLRAQGQGVIHASDFEVPSDAEIVNPDLEIATLAEDGQLVMEVRVEEGEGYLSADKHATKDRINSIPVDAMFNPVRRVAYQVENTRVGRQTDLDKLTLRIWTDGSATPQDVLDQAIDILREELLVFGSVEELEDPEGAAPDYTVSAEAAQPEAEAATQSNDLAEESAANGEPSVSLEGLGLTTRVLHSLKEEGIDSVDALCALSDRDLKKVPGIGERSLDEIKQQLAQFGKALRD from the coding sequence ATGGATCAGAAGCGCCCTCAACTCAAAGCCCGCGTCGAAGGAAATTATGGCGAGTTCGTGCTCGAACCACTCAAGCGTGGTTACGGGGTCACCATTGGCAACCCTATTCGGCGCATTCTGATGTCCTCGATTCAGGGTACGGCCGTCACCAGTGTTTACATTGAAGACGTGCTGCACGAGTTCTCGACCATTCCTGGGGTCAAAGAAGACGTTATTCGTCTGATCCTGAACCTCAAGGAACTGGTGGTGAAGTTTCACGCTCCGGGTCCCAAGACCCTGACGCTGCGTGCTCAGGGCCAGGGCGTAATTCACGCCTCGGACTTCGAGGTGCCCAGCGACGCCGAGATTGTCAATCCCGATCTGGAAATTGCCACCCTGGCCGAAGATGGTCAGCTGGTCATGGAAGTGCGCGTGGAAGAAGGCGAAGGCTACCTGTCTGCCGACAAACACGCCACCAAGGACCGGATCAACTCGATCCCGGTGGACGCCATGTTCAACCCAGTGCGCCGCGTGGCTTATCAGGTGGAAAACACCCGTGTGGGCCGCCAGACCGACCTGGACAAGCTGACCCTGCGCATCTGGACGGATGGCAGCGCCACGCCCCAGGACGTGCTGGATCAGGCGATTGACATCCTGCGTGAAGAGCTGCTGGTTTTTGGTTCTGTCGAAGAACTGGAAGACCCCGAAGGCGCAGCGCCGGATTACACCGTTTCTGCGGAGGCTGCCCAGCCGGAAGCCGAAGCGGCAACCCAGAGCAACGACCTCGCTGAAGAGAGCGCGGCCAACGGTGAACCCAGTGTCAGCCTGGAAGGGCTGGGTCTGACCACCCGCGTCCTGCACTCGCTCAAAGAAGAAGGCATCGACAGTGTCGACGCCCTGTGCGCCCTGAGTGACCGCGACCTGAAAAAGGTTCCTGGCATCGGTGAACGCAGCCTGGACGAAATCAAGCAGCAGCTGGCCCAGTTCGGCAAAGCGCTGCGCGACTGA